The proteins below are encoded in one region of Fimbriimonadaceae bacterium:
- a CDS encoding TIGR01777 family oxidoreductase encodes MKKVVIAGGSGFIGSALVELLADHGFEVAVLSRSTKSVKRAKVVQWDGRNVEASWSAELEGATAVVNLAGAPLMARWNEGYKKKLASSRVEPTRAIGEAIGQCIHPPKVWINGSAIGFYGDTGSREVSEASPPGKDFLAETCQQWENAALEAVTPNTRKVLLRTGIVLGRGGGSFELFAKLTKAFLGSALGNGRQYVSWIHLKDMVGMLLWAIEGEATGPVNAVAPRPVTNSELMAAFRAEFGRPPMPNVPEFMVNAVAGLQGWPPEMLLGGQRVVPAMALARGYRFHFEDLPEALADLDTEPPGWAVPAETDTPS; translated from the coding sequence ATGAAGAAGGTCGTTATTGCAGGTGGGAGCGGCTTCATCGGTTCTGCGTTGGTCGAGCTTCTCGCCGACCACGGGTTCGAAGTCGCGGTCCTCAGCCGTTCGACGAAGTCGGTCAAACGGGCGAAAGTCGTCCAATGGGACGGCAGGAATGTGGAGGCTTCGTGGTCGGCGGAACTGGAAGGCGCGACCGCTGTCGTGAACCTGGCCGGGGCGCCGCTCATGGCGCGCTGGAACGAGGGCTATAAGAAAAAGCTCGCCTCCTCCCGGGTGGAGCCGACCCGCGCAATCGGCGAAGCGATCGGACAGTGCATCCACCCCCCAAAGGTCTGGATCAACGGCAGTGCGATCGGCTTCTATGGCGATACCGGCAGCCGCGAGGTGAGCGAGGCGAGCCCGCCGGGCAAGGACTTCCTCGCTGAGACTTGCCAGCAATGGGAGAACGCGGCGCTTGAAGCTGTGACGCCGAACACCCGCAAGGTCTTGCTCCGGACGGGGATCGTGCTGGGGCGCGGGGGCGGCTCTTTCGAGCTCTTCGCGAAGTTGACGAAGGCGTTCCTGGGTTCGGCCCTTGGCAACGGCCGGCAGTACGTCAGCTGGATCCACCTGAAGGACATGGTGGGGATGCTGCTTTGGGCGATCGAGGGCGAGGCGACGGGCCCCGTGAACGCCGTGGCCCCGCGGCCCGTCACCAACTCGGAACTGATGGCCGCGTTCCGCGCCGAGTTCGGCCGCCCGCCGATGCCGAACGTCCCCGAGTTCATGGTGAACGCAGTGGCGGGCCTTCAGGGATGGCCGCCGGAGATGTTGCTCGGGGGCCAGCGCGTGGTCCCCGCGATGGCCCTGGCGCGCGGTTACCGGTTCCATTTCGAGGACCTGCCGGAGGCGCTGGCCGATCTCGACACGGAGCCGCCGGGCTGGGCGGTCCCAGCCGAGACGGACACCCCGTCCTAG
- a CDS encoding UbiX family flavin prenyltransferase, which translates to MKTGKLVVAVTGASGAIYAQRFLRQAARAFDHVYLTVSAQAVDVAATELGVTIDRQNFSTEPWLGETYRNVHLLDERDYFTPPASGSFRHDGMVILPCSMGTAGRIANGISNDLTTRAADVCLKERRPLVLVPREMPWNLIMLRNLTALAEAGATVLPASPAWYTRPGSLEDLADTVVARVLQVLGVEQTLVDQWMVEQ; encoded by the coding sequence ATGAAGACTGGCAAGCTCGTCGTCGCCGTGACAGGCGCAAGCGGGGCCATTTACGCCCAGCGGTTCTTGAGGCAGGCTGCGCGGGCCTTCGACCACGTGTACCTGACCGTCAGCGCCCAGGCTGTCGACGTCGCCGCGACCGAGCTCGGGGTGACCATCGACCGCCAGAACTTCTCGACGGAGCCCTGGCTCGGCGAGACTTACCGGAACGTCCACCTTCTGGACGAGCGGGACTACTTCACGCCTCCCGCGAGCGGTTCGTTCCGCCATGACGGCATGGTGATCTTGCCCTGCTCGATGGGCACCGCGGGGCGGATCGCGAACGGCATCAGCAACGACCTCACGACCCGCGCCGCGGACGTCTGCCTCAAGGAGCGCCGGCCCCTCGTCCTCGTGCCGCGCGAGATGCCCTGGAACCTCATCATGCTGCGTAACCTCACCGCGCTCGCCGAGGCGGGGGCGACCGTCTTGCCCGCCTCGCCAGCCTGGTACACCCGCCCAGGTAGCCTGGAAGACCTGGCGGACACGGTGGTCGCCCGCGTGCTGCAGGTCCTTGGAGTAGAACAGACCTTGGTCGACCAATGGATGGTGGAGCAGTAA